Proteins encoded by one window of Terriglobales bacterium:
- a CDS encoding pyridoxamine 5'-phosphate oxidase family protein: MMVTEMSEKECREVLMRASLGRLACSLDGQPYIVPVYFAYEADYVYVLSTLGQKIEWMRANPKVCLEVEEIKSQSQWMTLVATGLYQELPEPQYADEREHARELLEKHHHWWLNAMAERQLKSADHLIAPIFFRIHLDSMTGLRAQPGD; encoded by the coding sequence ATGATGGTCACCGAAATGTCCGAGAAGGAATGCCGCGAAGTTCTGATGCGGGCTTCGCTGGGCAGGCTGGCCTGCTCCCTCGATGGTCAGCCCTATATAGTTCCCGTCTATTTTGCTTACGAGGCTGATTACGTCTACGTGCTCTCCACCCTTGGACAAAAGATCGAGTGGATGCGGGCGAATCCGAAGGTATGTTTAGAAGTCGAGGAAATCAAGAGCCAGTCTCAGTGGATGACGCTGGTCGCCACCGGGCTATACCAGGAACTGCCCGAGCCGCAATATGCGGATGAGCGCGAGCATGCCCGCGAGCTGCTGGAGAAACATCATCATTGGTGGCTGAATGCAATGGCAGAACGGCAGTTGAAGTCAGCTGACCATCTGATTGCCCCTATCTTTTTCCGCATTCACCTTGATTCCATGACCGGCCTACGCGCCCAACCCGGAGACTGA
- a CDS encoding peroxiredoxin, translating to MNIETTAVPRMPKINELAPDFEAKSTYGVVRLTDFTRQGKWVMLFSHPADFTPVCTTEFIAFAERSADFEKRNVQLLGLSIDSVYSHIAWVRNIEEKAGVKVPFPVLADLDQKVARAYGMVHESVSDTATVRAVFMIDPKGVIRAILYYPMSLGRNVDELIRVIDALQVADKNGISTPANWKPGDPVVVAAPATQAEAEARVAGKNGLQITDWYLSKKSL from the coding sequence ATGAATATTGAAACGACAGCCGTGCCGCGCATGCCCAAGATCAATGAACTGGCTCCGGACTTCGAGGCCAAGTCGACGTATGGCGTTGTCCGGTTGACGGACTTCACCCGCCAAGGCAAATGGGTGATGTTGTTCTCCCATCCCGCCGATTTCACGCCCGTCTGCACCACCGAGTTCATTGCGTTCGCAGAGCGAAGCGCAGATTTCGAAAAGCGCAACGTGCAGTTGCTCGGCTTGTCGATTGACAGCGTGTACTCGCACATCGCGTGGGTGCGTAATATCGAAGAAAAAGCGGGAGTGAAGGTGCCCTTCCCAGTGCTGGCTGATCTGGATCAGAAGGTTGCGCGCGCCTACGGCATGGTGCACGAGTCGGTGAGCGACACAGCAACTGTCCGGGCGGTGTTTATGATCGATCCCAAGGGAGTGATCCGGGCCATACTCTATTACCCGATGTCGCTGGGGCGGAACGTGGATGAACTGATTCGGGTTATCGATGCGTTGCAGGTCGCCGACAAGAACGGGATCTCGACTCCGGCGAACTGGAAACCGGGAGATCCGGTGGTGGTGGCAGCCCCGGCTACCCAAGCGGAGGCCGAGGCTCGGGTTGCGGGCAAGAACGGCCTGCAAATCACCGACTGGTATTTGAGCAAGAAGTCGCTCTAG
- a CDS encoding PhzF family phenazine biosynthesis protein has product MHSLPFVQVDVFTAKPLEGNQLAVFTDARSLTSEQMQAIAREMNFCETTFVIPNGEEPPSGLGHASKVRIFTVAEELPFAGHPTLGTAAVLRATSGSDVIWLDLRVGKIPVHFETDDAGTVFGEMQQRDPEFGSIHSREDVARCVGLARDDIRDDLPIQTVSTGLSFVIVPLRSLKVIQDLHINFHQAAEYLRHTDGKFFYFVSRETVDPRTHLHARMIFYNGEDPATGSAAGACAAWMVKYGVAQPGERVLIEQGLEIKRPSRIFVRGEREGDRVINIRVGGNTVEVARGELNF; this is encoded by the coding sequence ATGCATTCCCTTCCCTTTGTCCAGGTTGATGTCTTCACCGCCAAGCCGCTCGAAGGCAACCAGTTGGCGGTATTCACGGATGCCCGCAGCCTCACCAGCGAACAAATGCAAGCCATCGCGCGGGAGATGAACTTCTGCGAGACCACTTTTGTAATTCCCAACGGCGAGGAACCGCCTTCAGGCCTCGGCCACGCCTCCAAGGTGCGCATCTTCACCGTGGCGGAAGAGCTGCCCTTTGCCGGTCACCCCACCTTGGGAACGGCCGCTGTGCTGCGTGCAACCAGCGGTTCGGATGTGATCTGGCTCGATCTAAGAGTGGGCAAAATTCCCGTCCATTTTGAAACGGATGACGCCGGAACTGTTTTTGGTGAAATGCAGCAGCGCGATCCCGAGTTTGGTTCCATCCACTCCCGCGAAGACGTCGCCCGCTGCGTGGGTCTTGCGCGCGATGACATTCGTGACGATCTGCCCATTCAGACTGTCTCCACTGGCCTGTCCTTCGTGATCGTGCCCCTGCGCTCTCTGAAGGTGATTCAAGACCTCCATATCAACTTCCATCAGGCGGCTGAGTATCTGCGGCACACCGACGGCAAGTTCTTCTACTTCGTCTCGCGCGAGACCGTTGATCCTCGGACCCATCTCCACGCACGCATGATCTTCTACAACGGCGAAGATCCCGCGACTGGCTCCGCCGCCGGTGCCTGCGCCGCATGGATGGTCAAGTATGGTGTGGCCCAACCCGGCGAGCGCGTATTGATCGAACAGGGACTGGAGATTAAACGTCCCAGCCGGATTTTTGTGCGTGGTGAGCGAGAGGGTGACCGGGTAATTAACATTCGCGTGGGTGGAAACACGGTCGAGGTAGCGCGCGGCGAACTGAATTTCTGA